A single region of the Variovorax paradoxus genome encodes:
- a CDS encoding SDR family NAD(P)-dependent oxidoreductase produces MSEQATLGTAVVTGASAGLGKIYADRLARRGHDLLLVARRADLLEEVAAGLRAKYGVKVQTLAADLATAGDLERVSKAVATDPSVTLLINNAGLSTLAPVALTTSAQLQSMLDVNINALAHLSHAALTAFKARNRGTLVNIGSVLGFYTLPISSIYSGTKAFVVAFTRGLQEEVAGTGVKVQLVLPAATATDIWELSGVPVSALAEGTVMQAEECVDAALAGLDLGEAITLPSVNDAALLTGFTDASAKLFGASQTSKPAARYLATA; encoded by the coding sequence ATGAGCGAACAAGCAACCCTTGGCACCGCCGTCGTCACCGGCGCCTCCGCCGGCCTCGGCAAGATCTACGCAGACCGCCTGGCCCGCCGCGGCCACGACCTGCTGCTGGTGGCGCGCCGCGCCGACCTGCTGGAGGAAGTCGCGGCCGGGCTGCGCGCCAAGTACGGCGTCAAGGTGCAAACGCTCGCAGCCGACCTGGCCACCGCCGGCGACCTGGAGCGCGTGTCCAAGGCCGTTGCCACCGATCCGTCGGTCACGCTGCTGATCAACAACGCCGGCCTCTCCACGCTTGCACCGGTCGCGCTGACCACGAGCGCGCAGCTGCAGAGCATGCTCGACGTGAACATCAATGCCCTCGCTCACCTGAGCCATGCCGCACTGACCGCATTCAAGGCGCGCAACCGCGGCACGCTGGTGAACATCGGCTCGGTGCTCGGCTTCTACACGCTGCCGATCAGCAGCATCTACAGCGGCACCAAGGCCTTCGTGGTCGCGTTCACGCGCGGGCTGCAGGAAGAGGTGGCGGGCACCGGCGTGAAGGTGCAACTGGTGCTGCCGGCAGCCACGGCCACCGACATCTGGGAGCTTTCAGGCGTGCCGGTGTCGGCGCTGGCCGAGGGCACGGTCATGCAGGCCGAAGAATGTGTGGACGCCGCGCTGGCCGGCCTTGACCTGGGCGAAGCGATCACGCTGCCGTCGGTGAACGACGCCGCCCTGCTCACCGGCTTTACCGATGCGAGCGCCAAGCTGTTCGGCGCTTCGCAGACCAGCAAGCCGGCCGCGCGCTACCTGGCGACAGCCTGA
- a CDS encoding tripartite tricarboxylate transporter TctB family protein yields the protein MKIKSQKDFFSGLMFTVVGAAFAWGATTYSVGTGARMGPGYFPLMLGILMAVIGLGIMFSGLTVETTDGEKIGKWAWKQVIFILGANVAFGILLGGLPSVGVPAMGMIIAIYALVLIASLAGHEYKLPTVLILATVLAVGSYVAFIWALKLQIQVWPTFITG from the coding sequence GTGAAAATCAAGAGTCAGAAAGACTTTTTCTCGGGCCTGATGTTTACGGTAGTGGGCGCGGCGTTCGCATGGGGCGCCACCACCTACAGCGTAGGCACCGGCGCTCGCATGGGCCCGGGTTACTTCCCGTTGATGTTGGGCATTCTGATGGCCGTCATCGGCCTGGGGATCATGTTCAGCGGCCTGACCGTTGAAACCACCGACGGCGAAAAGATCGGCAAGTGGGCCTGGAAGCAGGTGATCTTCATCCTGGGCGCCAACGTCGCCTTCGGCATCTTGCTCGGCGGCCTGCCGAGCGTCGGCGTGCCGGCCATGGGAATGATCATCGCGATCTATGCGCTGGTGCTCATCGCCAGCCTTGCGGGCCACGAGTACAAGCTGCCTACCGTGCTGATCCTGGCCACCGTGCTGGCCGTCGGCAGCTATGTTGCATTCATCTGGGCGCTCAAGCTGCAGATCCAGGTCTGGCCGACCTTCATCACCGGTTGA
- a CDS encoding AAA family ATPase encodes MSTETPFSTSSATAELMEQILYEVKRVVVGQDRFLERVMVAMLAGGHLLVEGVPGLAKTLTIKTLADTVRGQFKRIQFTPDLVPADLVGTRIYNQKTGEFSTSLGPVFANLLLADEINRAPAKVQSALLEVMQERQVTIAGETHRVPRPFLVMATQNPIETEGTYPLPEAQVDRFMMKVLVDYPSDEEEFVIVQRVIGTMVEVNPVATTEQLAALQAEARRVYVDPSLIQYAVKLVSATRTPDKHGLKDMHRFITFGASPRASISLTEGARALALLRGRSYALPEDMTALVPDVLRHRVTLSYEGLSEGLTPDGLIEKIMKAVPAPPKPLEHEKLVA; translated from the coding sequence ATGAGCACCGAGACCCCGTTTTCCACGTCTTCCGCCACGGCCGAGCTGATGGAGCAGATCCTCTACGAGGTCAAGCGCGTCGTGGTGGGCCAGGACCGCTTCCTGGAGCGCGTGATGGTCGCCATGCTCGCGGGCGGCCACCTGCTGGTCGAAGGCGTGCCGGGTCTTGCGAAAACCCTCACCATCAAGACGCTGGCCGACACTGTGCGCGGCCAGTTCAAGCGCATCCAGTTCACGCCCGACCTGGTGCCGGCCGACCTGGTGGGCACGCGCATCTACAACCAGAAGACGGGCGAGTTCAGCACCTCGCTCGGCCCGGTGTTCGCCAACCTGCTGCTGGCCGATGAAATCAACCGCGCGCCGGCCAAGGTGCAGAGTGCGCTGCTCGAAGTGATGCAGGAGCGCCAGGTCACCATTGCGGGCGAAACGCACAGGGTGCCGCGCCCGTTCCTCGTCATGGCCACGCAGAACCCCATCGAGACCGAGGGCACCTATCCGCTGCCCGAGGCGCAGGTCGACCGCTTCATGATGAAAGTGCTGGTCGACTACCCGAGCGACGAGGAAGAGTTCGTCATCGTGCAGCGCGTGATCGGCACGATGGTCGAGGTCAACCCGGTGGCTACCACCGAGCAGCTCGCGGCCCTGCAGGCCGAGGCGCGGCGCGTGTATGTCGACCCGTCGCTCATCCAGTACGCGGTAAAGCTCGTATCGGCCACGCGCACGCCCGACAAGCACGGCCTGAAGGACATGCACCGCTTCATCACCTTCGGCGCCAGCCCGCGCGCGAGCATCAGCCTCACCGAAGGCGCGCGCGCTCTTGCCCTGCTGCGCGGCCGCAGTTACGCGCTGCCTGAAGACATGACCGCGCTGGTGCCCGACGTGCTGCGCCACCGTGTGACGCTTTCCTACGAAGGCCTGTCCGAAGGCCTCACACCCGATGGCCTGATCGAGAAGATCATGAAGGCTGTTCCCGCTCCCCCAAAACCTCTTGAACATGAAAAGCTGGTGGCGTAA
- a CDS encoding VWA domain-containing protein, with the protein MTFLWPQFLWLLAALPLLVLLYIWLIRRKKKLAVRYASLSIVREAMGAGQSVRRHIPPFLFLLAMAAMLVAAARPMAVVLLPSNQQTIILAMDVSGSMRAADVLPNRLVAAQEAAKSFIKDLPRHVKVGIVAFAGSAQVAQLPTTNHDDLITAIDSFQLQRATATGNAIVVSLATLFPDAGIDVSQFSAPSRQRGTPIDQTEKQAKEFTPVAPGSYTSAAVIMLTDGQRTTGVDPLDAAKAAADRGVRIYTVGVGTVDGETIGFEGWSMRVRLDEETLKAVANKTNAEYFYAGTAADLKKVYETLSSKLTVEKKETEVSALFALGAAILTLLSAGLSLLWFNRIL; encoded by the coding sequence ATGACATTTCTCTGGCCTCAATTCCTCTGGTTGCTGGCGGCCTTGCCGCTGCTGGTGCTGCTCTACATCTGGCTGATCCGCCGCAAGAAGAAGCTTGCGGTGCGCTATGCCAGCCTCTCGATCGTGCGCGAGGCCATGGGCGCCGGCCAGAGCGTCAGGCGGCATATTCCGCCGTTCCTCTTTCTGCTGGCCATGGCGGCAATGCTGGTGGCCGCCGCCCGGCCGATGGCGGTGGTGCTGCTGCCCTCCAACCAGCAGACCATCATCCTCGCGATGGACGTGTCCGGCAGCATGCGGGCTGCCGACGTGCTGCCCAACCGGCTGGTTGCCGCGCAGGAAGCCGCCAAGAGCTTCATCAAGGACCTGCCGCGCCATGTGAAGGTGGGCATCGTGGCATTCGCGGGCAGTGCCCAGGTGGCGCAGTTGCCCACCACCAACCATGACGACCTGATCACCGCGATCGACAGCTTCCAGCTGCAGCGCGCCACGGCCACGGGCAATGCCATCGTGGTGTCGCTTGCCACGCTGTTCCCTGATGCGGGCATCGACGTTTCGCAGTTCAGCGCACCCAGCCGCCAGCGCGGCACGCCCATCGACCAGACCGAAAAGCAGGCCAAGGAGTTCACACCCGTGGCGCCGGGCTCCTACACCTCGGCCGCGGTCATCATGCTGACCGACGGCCAGCGCACCACCGGCGTCGATCCGCTCGATGCCGCCAAGGCGGCGGCCGACCGCGGCGTGCGCATCTACACGGTGGGCGTGGGCACGGTCGACGGCGAAACCATCGGCTTCGAAGGCTGGTCGATGCGCGTGCGGCTCGACGAGGAAACGCTCAAGGCCGTGGCCAACAAGACCAATGCCGAGTACTTCTATGCGGGCACCGCCGCCGACCTGAAGAAGGTGTACGAGACGCTGAGTTCCAAGCTCACGGTCGAGAAGAAGGAAACCGAGGTCTCGGCGCTCTTTGCATTGGGCGCGGCCATTCTCACGCTGCTGTCGGCGGGTCTCTCGCTGCTCTGGTTCAATCGGATTCTTTAG
- a CDS encoding DUF58 domain-containing protein, protein MKSWWRKAPAAANDERLNAQAGGAERALRRLEWTVIRRLDGLLQGDYRTLMRGTGLDLADLREYQHHDDVRHIDWNVTARLQTPHVRVFTEDREMSAWFVLDLSRSVDFGSGLKAKREISAGFVGVLARLLTRHGNRVGALVYGSDLEAVIPPRSGRRHVLHLLHAMERRADKIEKAPTQKGMTRLADLLKSAATLMPRRSTVFVVSDFLSEPGWERPLGQLVQRHEVIAVRLFDPLELELPDLGLVPLRDAETGEQLWVDTHDAGFRKRFARLAAEREATLRASLAKAGVDALELSTSDDLVEAIVRFADMRKRRTRIGSGSMKAVAA, encoded by the coding sequence ATGAAAAGCTGGTGGCGTAAGGCCCCCGCGGCCGCCAACGACGAACGGCTCAATGCACAGGCCGGCGGAGCGGAACGCGCGCTGCGCCGGCTCGAATGGACCGTCATCCGCCGGCTCGACGGCCTGCTGCAGGGCGACTACCGCACGCTGATGCGCGGCACCGGGCTCGACCTGGCCGACCTGCGCGAATACCAGCACCACGATGACGTGCGCCACATCGACTGGAACGTCACCGCCCGGCTGCAGACGCCGCATGTGCGCGTTTTCACCGAAGACCGCGAGATGTCCGCGTGGTTCGTGCTCGACCTGAGCCGCTCGGTCGACTTCGGTTCCGGCCTGAAGGCCAAGCGCGAGATCTCGGCCGGCTTCGTCGGCGTGCTCGCGCGCCTGCTCACGCGCCATGGCAACCGGGTCGGGGCGCTGGTCTACGGGAGCGACCTCGAGGCGGTGATTCCGCCGCGCAGCGGCCGCCGGCACGTGCTGCACCTGCTGCACGCCATGGAGCGCCGCGCCGACAAGATCGAAAAAGCACCCACGCAAAAAGGCATGACGCGCCTGGCCGACCTGCTGAAGTCGGCCGCCACGCTGATGCCGCGCCGCTCCACCGTTTTCGTGGTGTCCGACTTCTTGAGCGAGCCCGGCTGGGAGCGCCCGCTCGGCCAGTTGGTGCAGCGGCATGAAGTGATTGCCGTGCGCCTGTTCGACCCGCTCGAGCTCGAACTGCCCGACCTGGGCCTGGTGCCGCTGCGCGATGCCGAAACCGGCGAGCAGCTATGGGTCGACACTCACGATGCCGGTTTTCGCAAGCGCTTCGCCCGCCTGGCGGCCGAGCGCGAAGCAACGCTGCGCGCCTCGCTCGCGAAGGCCGGCGTCGATGCACTTGAGCTTTCGACCAGCGACGACCTGGTGGAAGCCATCGTACGTTTTGCCGACATGCGCAAGCGCCGCACGCGCATCGGCTCGGGCAGCATGAAGGCGGTGGCAGCATGA
- a CDS encoding S1C family serine protease, translated as MRRPAFYSRSPRTLPQAADSAAADQAEPSPEGGGNGAPPDSPVSPPQGKPRWQPGRRSFAFLVVLCAIAVGSAWWPRQGARALTQKDIDSAVLRTLQTNTLPSPAAKAAEIVRPSVVRVVGYGPEKATPEAKTQKRGRNLAKGKPPEADPPPGETERGVGTGVVIVDKGVILTNLHVVAGAETIKVTFSDGLEAVATITGVQPENDLAVLQAQKIPDDLIPAVMRSTADLQSGDQVAAVGFPFGIGPSVSAGVVSGLKRSFRSPEGKQELGNLIQFDAAANPGNSGGPLINMDGEVLGIVTAILNPTQQRTFIGIGFAVPIENAASAAGSPPF; from the coding sequence ATGCGCAGGCCCGCCTTCTACAGCCGTTCGCCCCGCACGCTGCCTCAGGCGGCCGATTCCGCGGCCGCCGATCAGGCCGAGCCGTCGCCCGAAGGCGGAGGCAATGGCGCGCCGCCGGATTCACCCGTTTCTCCACCGCAAGGCAAGCCGCGCTGGCAGCCCGGCCGCCGGAGTTTTGCGTTTCTGGTGGTGCTGTGCGCCATCGCGGTCGGCAGTGCATGGTGGCCGCGCCAAGGTGCCAGGGCGCTGACGCAGAAAGACATCGACTCGGCTGTGCTGCGCACGCTGCAAACCAACACGCTGCCCTCTCCCGCCGCCAAGGCGGCCGAGATCGTGCGGCCTTCGGTGGTGCGCGTGGTCGGCTATGGCCCCGAGAAAGCGACGCCCGAGGCCAAGACCCAGAAGCGCGGGCGCAATCTTGCCAAGGGCAAGCCGCCTGAAGCCGATCCGCCGCCAGGCGAAACCGAACGCGGCGTGGGCACCGGCGTAGTCATCGTCGACAAGGGCGTCATCCTCACCAACCTGCACGTCGTGGCCGGCGCCGAAACCATCAAGGTCACCTTCTCCGACGGCCTCGAAGCCGTGGCCACCATCACCGGCGTACAGCCCGAGAACGATCTTGCGGTGCTGCAGGCCCAAAAGATTCCCGACGACCTGATTCCCGCCGTGATGCGCTCGACGGCCGACCTGCAATCCGGCGACCAGGTGGCTGCGGTCGGCTTTCCATTCGGCATCGGTCCTTCGGTTTCGGCGGGCGTGGTGTCGGGCCTGAAGCGCTCGTTCCGCTCGCCCGAAGGCAAGCAGGAACTGGGCAACCTGATCCAGTTCGACGCGGCGGCCAACCCCGGGAATTCGGGCGGACCGCTGATCAACATGGACGGCGAGGTGCTCGGCATCGTCACCGCCATCCTCAATCCCACGCAGCAGCGCACTTTCATAGGCATCGGGTTTGCCGTGCCCATAGAGAACGCAGCCTCCGCCGCCGGCTCGCCGCCGTTCTAG
- a CDS encoding DNA-deoxyinosine glycosylase, whose translation MKPPTAPDSTSAVLTGLAPVVSPDTVVLILGSFPGVRSLEQQQYYAHPQNQFWKILQAVWPQHPLPVGADSYPEKKRWLLARGLGVWDVYAACEREGSLDSAIRAPVANDIAGLHLPKLAAIAHNGGESFKHARHTRTLGVPVYQLPSTSPANASWSFERKLAAWREVFGAHQLI comes from the coding sequence ATGAAACCACCAACCGCACCTGACTCCACAAGCGCAGTGCTTACCGGCTTGGCACCCGTCGTCTCGCCGGACACCGTGGTGCTGATCCTCGGAAGCTTCCCGGGCGTTCGCTCGCTCGAGCAGCAGCAGTACTATGCGCATCCGCAAAATCAGTTCTGGAAAATCTTGCAAGCCGTTTGGCCCCAACACCCCCTCCCGGTCGGCGCAGACAGCTATCCCGAAAAGAAGAGGTGGTTGCTCGCGCGCGGCCTGGGCGTGTGGGACGTGTATGCCGCCTGCGAGCGCGAGGGCAGCCTCGACTCGGCCATTCGCGCACCCGTTGCCAACGACATTGCCGGCCTGCATCTGCCGAAGCTCGCCGCCATTGCCCACAACGGCGGCGAGAGCTTCAAGCATGCGCGCCACACGCGCACCCTGGGCGTGCCGGTCTACCAGCTGCCTTCCACCAGCCCCGCCAATGCGTCCTGGAGCTTCGAGCGCAAGCTCGCGGCCTGGCGCGAGGTCTTCGGCGCCCACCAACTCATCTGA
- a CDS encoding TetR/AcrR family transcriptional regulator produces MRYPAAETAEKHQKILAEASRLFKERGFDGVSVSEIMKATGLTHGPFYNHFDSKEALMAECIAYSGDAALAYLEEAGKTPEGMRAYVRSYLSPEHRDSRAGGCLVAAFAAHAGQPGSEQAIGAPLTAYFKVLIDRFASKFPWRSKKTARGDAIRILASMYGGVVLARAMDDEALSEEILREVLAGLPATARAGAKESD; encoded by the coding sequence ATGCGATACCCCGCAGCGGAAACCGCCGAAAAGCACCAGAAGATCCTTGCCGAGGCCTCGCGCCTCTTCAAGGAGCGCGGCTTCGACGGCGTGAGCGTGAGCGAGATCATGAAAGCCACCGGGCTCACGCACGGGCCGTTCTACAACCACTTCGACTCGAAGGAAGCGCTGATGGCGGAGTGCATCGCCTACTCCGGGGATGCCGCGCTCGCCTATCTGGAGGAGGCCGGCAAGACGCCCGAAGGCATGCGCGCCTATGTGCGGAGCTACCTGAGCCCTGAGCATCGCGACAGCCGCGCCGGTGGTTGCCTCGTGGCGGCGTTTGCCGCGCATGCGGGCCAGCCGGGGAGCGAGCAAGCCATTGGGGCGCCGCTGACCGCCTACTTCAAGGTGCTGATCGACCGGTTCGCCAGCAAGTTTCCGTGGCGGTCGAAGAAGACCGCCCGCGGCGACGCGATTCGCATCCTGGCGTCGATGTACGGCGGCGTGGTGCTGGCCCGCGCCATGGACGACGAGGCCTTGTCCGAGGAAATTTTGCGCGAGGTGCTCGCCGGCCTGCCGGCCACCGCCAGGGCCGGAGCTAAAGAATCCGATTGA
- a CDS encoding GspE/PulE family protein: MSAVPAASASKSSHPPHEGPLDLRRLIEWLAADGVISPVEAKRTIARCAQAESRQAPLVRLANVAMTRESDGKPLDLEMLTQWLAGRAGLSYLRIDPLKVDVGKVADTMSAAYAERHKVLPVQVLPTEVVVATAEPFLTDWIAEVERQARRTVRRVVANPTDIQRYTAEFFALAKSVRAAQKAGGNTGGASFEQLVELGKSTKQLDANDQSVVQVVDWLWQYAFDQRASDIHLEPRREQGVIRFRIDGILHPAYQMPMGVMNAMVSRIKLLGRMDVVEKRRPLDGRIKTRNMRGDEVEMRLSTLPTAFGEKMVMRIFDPDTAVKDLDALGFSQHDAHRWEQLVTRPNGIILVTGPTGSGKTTTLYSTLKRVATEEVNVSTVEDPIEMIEPSFNQTQVQPQLDFGFTEGLRALMRQDPDIIMVGEIRDLATAEMAVQAALTGHLVFSTLHTNDAPSAITRLMELGVPSYLINAVMLGVLAQRLVRTLCPNCKQPDDTVTREKLEAIVKPWQITGSVRAYKPVGCVDCRMTGYMGRMGLYELLSISEDFKSQVNKEPNLAGLRRQAVIDGMRPLRLAGALRVAEGVTTVEEVLSATPPLE; the protein is encoded by the coding sequence ATGAGCGCTGTTCCCGCTGCTTCCGCATCCAAATCTTCGCATCCCCCCCACGAAGGTCCGCTCGACCTGCGCCGCCTCATCGAATGGCTTGCCGCCGACGGCGTGATCTCGCCGGTGGAGGCCAAGCGCACCATTGCGCGCTGCGCCCAGGCCGAGAGCCGGCAGGCACCCCTGGTGCGCCTTGCCAATGTGGCCATGACGCGCGAAAGCGACGGCAAGCCGCTCGACCTTGAAATGCTCACGCAATGGCTCGCCGGCCGTGCGGGGCTCAGCTACCTGCGCATCGATCCGCTCAAGGTCGACGTGGGCAAGGTGGCCGACACCATGAGTGCGGCCTATGCCGAGCGCCACAAGGTGCTGCCCGTGCAAGTGCTCCCCACCGAGGTGGTGGTGGCCACGGCCGAGCCGTTTCTTACCGACTGGATTGCCGAGGTGGAGCGCCAGGCGCGCCGAACCGTGCGCCGGGTGGTGGCCAACCCGACGGACATCCAGCGCTACACGGCCGAATTCTTTGCGCTTGCCAAGTCGGTGCGCGCGGCGCAGAAGGCCGGCGGCAACACCGGCGGCGCGAGCTTCGAGCAGCTGGTGGAACTGGGCAAGAGCACCAAGCAGCTCGACGCCAACGACCAGAGCGTGGTACAGGTGGTCGACTGGCTTTGGCAATACGCGTTCGACCAGCGCGCGAGCGACATCCACCTGGAGCCGCGCCGCGAGCAGGGCGTGATCCGCTTTCGCATCGACGGCATCCTGCACCCGGCCTACCAGATGCCCATGGGCGTGATGAACGCGATGGTGTCGCGCATCAAGCTGCTGGGCCGCATGGACGTGGTCGAAAAGCGCCGCCCGCTCGACGGTCGCATCAAGACCCGCAACATGCGCGGCGACGAAGTCGAAATGCGGCTTTCCACCTTGCCGACCGCTTTCGGCGAAAAGATGGTGATGCGGATCTTCGACCCCGACACGGCGGTGAAGGACCTCGACGCGCTCGGCTTTTCGCAGCACGACGCGCACCGCTGGGAGCAGCTGGTCACGCGGCCCAACGGCATCATCCTGGTGACCGGGCCCACGGGCTCGGGCAAGACCACCACGCTGTACTCCACGCTCAAGCGCGTGGCGACCGAAGAGGTCAACGTGAGCACGGTCGAAGACCCGATCGAAATGATCGAGCCTTCGTTCAACCAGACGCAGGTGCAGCCGCAGCTGGACTTCGGGTTTACCGAAGGCCTGCGCGCGCTGATGCGGCAGGACCCGGACATCATCATGGTCGGCGAAATCCGCGACCTTGCTACGGCCGAGATGGCGGTGCAGGCCGCGCTCACCGGCCACCTGGTGTTCAGCACGCTGCACACCAACGACGCGCCGAGCGCCATCACGCGGCTGATGGAGCTGGGCGTGCCTTCGTACCTCATCAACGCGGTGATGCTGGGCGTGCTGGCGCAGCGGCTGGTGCGCACGCTGTGCCCCAACTGCAAGCAGCCCGACGACACGGTCACGCGCGAGAAGCTCGAAGCCATCGTCAAGCCGTGGCAGATCACCGGCTCGGTGCGCGCCTACAAGCCCGTGGGCTGCGTCGATTGCCGGATGACGGGCTACATGGGCCGCATGGGCCTGTACGAACTGCTGAGCATCAGCGAAGACTTCAAGAGCCAGGTCAACAAGGAGCCCAATCTGGCCGGGCTTCGCCGGCAGGCGGTGATCGACGGCATGCGGCCGCTGCGCCTGGCGGGCGCGCTGCGCGTGGCTGAGGGCGTGACGACGGTCGAAGAAGTGTTGAGCGCGACGCCCCCCCTCGAATGA
- a CDS encoding TatD family hydrolase has product MAVFIDTHCHLDAPEFGAEMPLIRARAAERGVALCVIPAVAAFNFATVRELAHVQSDAYALGIHPLCTGNAQEADLEALDTELSTRRGDSRLVAVGEIGLDYFVEGLDSDKQQHFFHTQLQLARKHDLPVLIHVRRSVDKVLKHLRQTAGGQPWRGIAHAFNGSEQQAKACIEIGLKLGFGGAVTFDRALQLRRLAATLPLESMVMETDAPDIQPHWIYRTQAQRAAGEAQGRNEPGELPRIAEVVAQLRGIGIDELAAVTTRNALQAMPRLESLLSLSEGRPQRT; this is encoded by the coding sequence ATGGCTGTATTCATCGACACCCACTGCCATCTGGACGCGCCCGAATTCGGTGCGGAAATGCCGCTCATCCGTGCCCGCGCTGCGGAACGGGGCGTGGCGCTGTGCGTCATTCCGGCGGTTGCCGCCTTCAACTTTGCAACCGTGCGCGAGCTGGCGCATGTGCAGAGCGATGCCTATGCACTCGGAATTCACCCCCTGTGCACCGGCAATGCGCAAGAGGCCGACCTGGAGGCGCTCGATACCGAGTTGTCCACGCGCCGCGGCGACTCGCGGCTGGTTGCGGTCGGCGAAATCGGCCTCGACTACTTCGTCGAGGGGCTGGACAGCGACAAGCAGCAGCACTTTTTTCACACTCAGTTGCAACTCGCGCGCAAGCACGACCTGCCGGTGCTCATTCATGTGCGCCGCTCGGTCGACAAGGTGCTCAAGCATTTGCGGCAGACAGCGGGCGGCCAGCCGTGGCGGGGCATTGCCCATGCATTCAACGGCAGCGAGCAGCAGGCCAAGGCCTGCATCGAGATCGGCCTGAAGCTGGGGTTCGGTGGTGCGGTGACCTTCGATCGCGCGCTGCAGTTGCGGCGGCTGGCGGCCACGCTGCCGCTCGAATCGATGGTGATGGAAACCGATGCGCCGGACATTCAACCGCACTGGATCTACCGCACGCAGGCGCAGCGCGCGGCCGGTGAGGCGCAGGGCCGCAACGAGCCTGGCGAACTGCCGCGCATTGCCGAAGTGGTGGCGCAATTGCGCGGTATCGGCATCGACGAACTGGCTGCGGTCACGACCCGGAATGCGCTGCAAGCCATGCCACGGCTTGAAAGCCTTCTCTCGTTGTCGGAGGGGCGGCCGCAGCGCACGTAG
- a CDS encoding spermidine synthase, protein MATSKSPVLPEVNFSDWGDIRYLHLGTEWVQGSMKLDAPFEIELEYVQRMMAWLLFADAKSVASRHAMQLGLGAATLTKFCRKTLRMRTTAVELNPQVVSACRGWFKLPADDPKLRVVIADAALEIRKPEWQGTVDALQVDLYDHEAAAPVLDSEDFYADCRALLTEDGSMTVNLFGRSSSYERSLEKIAGAFGADAVWAFKPTREGNTVVLAQRMPSRPKREALAERAQTIQTRWGLPAPKWLRVFKPLNPTLTRPSGS, encoded by the coding sequence ATGGCCACGAGCAAATCCCCCGTCCTTCCTGAAGTCAATTTTTCCGACTGGGGCGACATCCGCTACCTGCACCTGGGCACCGAATGGGTCCAAGGCTCGATGAAGCTCGACGCGCCGTTCGAGATCGAACTCGAATACGTTCAGCGCATGATGGCCTGGCTGCTGTTCGCCGATGCGAAAAGCGTGGCGAGCCGCCACGCGATGCAGCTGGGGCTTGGCGCGGCCACGCTCACCAAGTTCTGCCGCAAGACCTTGCGCATGCGCACCACCGCGGTCGAGCTGAACCCGCAGGTGGTGTCGGCGTGCCGCGGCTGGTTCAAGCTGCCGGCGGACGACCCGAAGCTGCGCGTGGTCATTGCCGATGCGGCGCTCGAAATTCGCAAGCCCGAGTGGCAGGGCACGGTCGACGCGTTGCAGGTCGACCTGTACGACCACGAGGCCGCCGCACCGGTGCTCGACAGCGAAGATTTCTACGCCGATTGCCGCGCATTGCTCACTGAAGACGGCAGCATGACGGTCAACCTCTTCGGCCGATCGTCGAGCTACGAACGCAGCCTCGAGAAAATTGCCGGCGCATTCGGTGCCGATGCGGTGTGGGCCTTCAAGCCGACGCGCGAAGGCAACACGGTGGTGCTGGCGCAGCGCATGCCAAGCCGTCCGAAGCGCGAAGCCCTTGCCGAGCGCGCCCAAACGATCCAGACTCGATGGGGCCTGCCCGCGCCTAAATGGCTGCGTGTGTTCAAACCGCTGAATCCCACTCTCACCCGACCTTCCGGCTCATGA